Part of the Pseudoliparis swirei isolate HS2019 ecotype Mariana Trench chromosome 3, NWPU_hadal_v1, whole genome shotgun sequence genome, GGCCATCTGCAGCCCCCTGAGGTACGCCACCATCATGACCGGCCGGATGGTGGTGGCGCTGTCGGTGGCGGCCTGGATGGTGATTTTCTTcttggtgctggtcctggtgggCCTGAGCGTCCGGCTGTCGCGCTGCAGGCGGGTCGTTCTCAACCCGTACTGCGACAACCCCTCCCTGTTCAAGCTGTCCTGTGAGAGCCTCCTCGCCAACCACATCTACGGCCTCGGCTACACGGTGGTGCTGCTGGGCTCCTCCCTCGGCGGCATGGCGCTTACCTACCTGAAGATCGCCGTCGTGTGTCTGAGCAGCAAAAACAAGTCCGTGAACATCAAAGCGCTGCAGACCTGCGCCTCCCACCTCGCCGCCTACTTCATCCTGATCTTGTCCGGCTTCATTATCGTTATCCTTCATCGGTTCCCTCACTTGTCTGACCACAGGAAGTTGGCGTCCATCTTCATCCATGTGGTTCCTCCTTCCATGAACTCTGTTATCTACGGACTGCAGATTAAAGCAGTCAGGGAAAAGATTATGATCATATTTAAGAAGAATAAACCAACAGTGTCAATTATAAAATGAGGTTATAAAATGTGAGGATGCGTCAATAAAACAAGCTTGAACGTCAGTATGTGTAGGATTGAAAATCCTTAAATTAAATCTGGTGgtacaataaaaaaagaccTAAACCCTTGAGTCTCAATTTCGTTAAATTTAAAAGAGAGTTCCCACAAACCAGTGAAGGGGCTCGCTTACAAGTTCATGATAGGACCAGATttataccgtatatatatatatatacattcatatttacataCTTGATTCATCCCCAGGGGCACATTTCTTTATACCGTTAGAAAACAAGGTTACAATATGTACATTACAATAGCAGAGCAGGACATGTTACatttaagaaaattaaataatgaaataataaagaaaatgtgtgagtgtggttgCTGGGGCGTGATTAGGCTCAGCTGTGGaagtgtgtgggggagtggctcagggaacaggtgccgggaataggtctaattggcctcagatgTGGGCAATCAGGTTGATTTTCTCTTTCATATATCAGCTGCAATGGAGATGGATGGACGAGACCGGCAGAGCATACACTGAATAAAGTATCTTGCCAAACGTTACATTACGTTTCTTCATTCCTTGGTGCTTGGGGGAAACCCGGGGGGAGAGTAACAATACCTTTTAAACTGGAGCCCAATGTGGGCGCCCCTGAATTAAAAAAGTCCATGGAAGGAAAGCAGCATTAACCGAATATGCTAGACCAGCCGATCATCGTGTTGGGTGAGATGCTGGGTTTGATTGTAACGATGCAGCAGGACCAGGCGAAGGCAAACCGACAGTTCCTGGGGGCACTCCAGGACCAGACTAAGAGGCTTGACCTATGCCCTCGAGCAGCCCGAGGATGGGCCCTTTTCGTACGCGCACCAGCTGAAGGAAGCCGCCAACAGATGGCTACAGCCCAGGAGCTCAGGAGGGGCGCAGGCGGTGCTAGAGAAGGTCGTTTTGGAGCAGTTCGTGGAGGGGCTACGGGCCAGAACATCTGAGTAGGTATGCTGTCCCGGCACAACATCgctggaggccaccatcactcTAGATGAGTTTGAtggataaaatgttttaaatggtgtgcttccacaacatatacatataacgTGTTAAACTTTTGCATTGTGTTATATTTGGCTTAAATTACTTCAACAAAGATAATttagagggcacacacagctctctccctgagACGAGGTTCAAGAAAGCCAGACGTAGACAGACCCAGCGGCCTGGTGCTGGTCCAGaattaaccggtagagaggagactgcagagcgagggCCGGGAGGCTCAGACCAGATAACGAtcagaggagcgaggagggagaCGTCAGTaagaaacctccacattccttaaagtaaccggcttgaaCTGGGACAGGGTTAAACTGACTGATGAGAactatgtaatgagggagtggacggaggcggcacatGTTATTGAGTGTGATGTATGAATAATGTCAATGTGTTGGTTCGGGAGTTGGTAAAGACAGATGCagaggaggtcgttgtctttaataccggacccagctcaggtttatttgtgaaactgttggttacaaataaatctacatgaagtgaactctgatccaaactctctgtgtcctgtgggtgttactgaggtccagagggtgagtctcctgtgtgtgtgtgtgtgtgtgtgagtctcctgtgtgtgtgtgtgagtctcctgtgtgtgtgtgtgtgtgagtctcctgtgtgtgtgtgtgtgtgtgtgtgtgtgtgtgtatgtgtgagtctcctgtggcgtctcagcagcagtcagataggagagagatataAGTTTATaagcatcaggttaagagattaatCAGAATGGACCgagaaggaagaaatccagccacaacaggaGGATCACCCGGCGGCTCATCCCTGCTGTCAGAGGGACAGCGGCGGCGTACTGGCTCCGGCCAGGCCAACACATGTCCTGACGCGACCCATACCGGCTCCACGGTCAGCACCCCTCCCTCGGTCCCCCAATCCTGTGTCCCCAGCAAACGCCGGCACCCCTCGAACAtcagggcaggagtgttggaggtaTGGGTAGCCCGCACACGTCCGGAGGGAGTGTCCACTGATGGAAGTCAGCCAGGTGATctgggttgccggctctccaacaccaTCCCCAGGGCTGGGAGCGAAGTACCGCAGAGCGGGAAGAATCCAGGGGTGTAAACATCAGACAATGGTGGATTCTGGCTGTACAGTCTATGAACCACCGGAGCCTGGTTCGGACCGCGGCATCCatcaatccggcctcgctcctttttGAAGACCATCTCTCCAGGACCCAGAGAACAGACATTGCCCAGTTGCAAGAACAGTTTGCTGACGTGTTCTCTCTTCTTCTAGGATGCACAATCTTCATAGTGCACCAGATTGAGACTTCCGGGCATTACGGTGCGGTCACCAACCTACAGGTGACCTGAACACGAAATAAAAGTGGTTCAGAGGGAATTGGCTGCTACGCTGGAGAtaggggtaatagaagagtcccaaaGTACGTGGTGaagccccattgttcttgtggtcaagatgGATGGGTCTATACTGTTCTCCTGGGTCTGACTCCGTGAGGGTGCCCCAGTTTCCCTGGTCCGCGAGAGGTAGCTTCATCCCGTGGGCTGCGATCCGGAAGGGTTTTTTAAACTGCTCTTAGCCTGGGCTCTCCCCCGAGACCTGTTTGCTTTGGGCGACCCTACCAGGGGCGGATGCCTGGGACAACATAGCTCCCAGGATCACTGAGCCACtgaaactcctccaccacgttaaggtctCGATTCACGGAAGTGGGAAAATCTTTCGTGGAGAGAGGCTCCgctggttccccctccccgtctgcagagTCAGACAACCTTGCGTTACGGCTGAGCACCATGCATAtatcgcatgaccctgtcttCTGTGAACGCACCCCAGCAGCCTGTCCCATTAACTTATCAAACCCCAGCCAATCTGTTCCCAAGGTTACGGATTGCGTAAGGTGGGAGCTAACCAAATTATGCTTTCCCCCCCTGTGTCTAATATCCGCTGAAACTATGgtatactcgtgaatgtcccaaTGCACACATCTAATTTCCAAATACCATGGCTCCATCAATGCCCCCGGGTCGAACGacgctctggtggatcatagactgtgttgATCAGGAATCCACTATTGCCTGAAGTGTACCGCCCTGGATTCTTCCCGCTCTGCGGTACTTCACTCCCAGCCCTGGGGATGGTGTTGGAGAGCCAGCAACCCAGATCACCTGGCTGACTTCCATCAGTGGACACGCCCTCCTGATGTGTCCGGACTGCCCGCACCTCCAACATTCCTGCTCTGATGTTTGAGGTATcccctgtgggttgggaagggtgccaaCATTTGCTTGGGTCAGAGGTTTGGTTAACCGAGGGAGGGGTGCTGACCGTGTGGCTGGTATAGATTGCGTCAGAAGCTGCGTTGGCCTAGTGTGAGCCAGTGCACCGCCGCTGTCCCCCTGACAGCCGGGAAGAACAGCCAGGTGATCCTCCACTAGAGGACCCACTCAGATGTCCTGTCCGGCAGCGCCCCCATGAACTGCTCCAAGACCTTCTCCACCACAAATGTCTCCAGAACAGTTTGTACATTGTCTGCCGGCGTCAATTTTTCAAGAGTTACCCCCACCCAGGTGGTGGGGTTCTGCGCCGACAGCGCTGCAGCTTTACGGTTGGCGAGCTTTACGAGGGCGTAGGTCTGCCTCTCAGCCTGGACCAGGAGTTTCTCCAGGTATTGGCAGTTTGCCTCCGCCTGGTCCCGCTGCATCGCTGCGATCAAACCCAGCATCTGCCCGAACGCGATGATCGGCTGGGTTTGCAGATTCGGGTGTTGCTCCTCTCTTTCCATGTTCACTTTTCCTtcagggggccccacgttgggctccagtgtaacaACTCCTGTCACAATCCCCGTGGTTttcccaccagcaccaaggaatgagcaCACTAAGCGTAACGTTTGACAAGATACTTTATTCAGTGTGTCTGTTATGCCggtcccctctctccatctccattgCAGCTGATATAGGGGAGAGACCCAATCTTCCTGATTCCCTGCAGCTGAGCCCACTTAGGCCTCTTCCCGGCACATGTTCCCTGTTCCACTACACCACTTCTctccacagctgagcctaaccacaccTCAGCCACCACAATGACATTTTCAACAGCACCACTTCACTCCTGTTCATTTAGCCTCAGAAATACAATTGTATTTAATAGTAATCAAGGCAAGACCTGCTGTGATTCTCATTCGTTCCATGAGCCACTCAAATGGCATTATTATGTTCAAGTCAGTTCACTAGCATTATGTCATCATTTTAAGTTATTTATAGTCCTGGGATGTTCTCATTTAGGTAGAGATAATGCAAATAACCATCAAAAGCTGGTCTCCAGGTAACAATGGTGCAGTCATCCAATGCTTCAGCTGATAAAAGGAgtccaaggaggaggaggaggaggaggaggtcaaagTCCACAGGTGagcatgagacacactggttgTTACCTGAATGATGACATTCACTCGTCAGCTTAAACCATCTTCTCTTCTTCTATTGTTGCCAAAGTCTGTGAAAATCTGTTAATACGAGattctatattttctttttcaattcaatatattttttaagtggtCTATAAAGAAGATAGATGTGTAGTTATAGTTGAAAGACACTTGAAATGAAATCTGAATCAAACTATAGTTTGAATTTGAAAGGCAaagcaaagtaaaatacaaaaagatcCAGGAATATCTTAAAGTGCATTTTAtcgtatgtattttatttaaatgagcAGTGAATTGTTCATTGAACACTGAAAGTCTACAGATTAATATTCTCAAACAACATCATCTTATTCAAGTAGCATTGTGCTATTAatgcatacattttttattattattgtggtaTGTCTCAGCGTAGTTATGGGATGTTTGATTTGTCATTGTCAGTGAGACAAATGTCCCTGTTGGCTGTTTGCTGATTGATTTATTATGATCTTTTTGTCAAATTAGaagtattttagttttaaacaAGCAAATGAGAATATGAAATGTAGTGTGATTATAATATATCTTGAATGTTTCGTAAATGATTTGATTAAATGTCGTAATGAGGATATTCTTCACTGCTGAAGTACATTCAAATATTCTGTTGTAGTTGTTTTAACTAAATAATTCTGTTTAAATGCTTAAAGATATGCGTTGCTGTGCATTAATGTTTACAACAATAGGCGTAACTCATTTACAAAATACAAGCTCAAAGTATAAAATACTGCTGCTGTGTGGTTGTGGGCTACGTTGTGCTTTTGAGCGATCAGATAGTTTAATTGCAAATTATAATTTAGTTTTGATTGGATAGAAATCTAAAGAAGTTAAAAAGTGACTTCATGTTGAAATGTTTGAACATATTATTCTAATGTTTAATGAACCATTCAGACTGCTGGCAACTCTTCATGTGACACGATGAAGGTGTTATGTCAAACGTCTATATTTAACTTATCAGCACAACATTTTGTATtgtggttgtttttgttgttgagtgTTTACAAACAAACATCCCTAAATCTGAttattgtaatatatttgttatttgtaAATATTGGACGTTactttgaaaggttttttcttCTGGGATAAGAATGTTTAAATTATATAATCACGACATTGTGACCAAGTTGTTGATTTCAAAGGAAAATATGAATGTTATTGCCAAGTATTAATTTATTGTGAATATTTTCAAATCGTGCATATTGAACAATAGTTTcccatatttttatttcatggcTGCTGCTACTCACCCGTTTCAGAAGACGTTGTTCTGATAGTGCAGTTCACAATAATTAtttgttatacatatataacgatatatatatatatataaaaccaatATCTTCACTTGATTATAGAGTAAAGTTCTATATTTTCACTAGGCTTACATCAACCGTCTGCATGATGGAGAACCAAACTTTAAGTCCAGATATTCTATTCCtggaggggttaaaggtcagcCCCCAGTCCTCCATTCCCgccttcgtcctcctcctcctcatctacGTCTTCATCATGGTGTCCAACGTCGGCCTGGTGTTGTTGATCTTGACGGAGAGCAGCCTCCACCAGCCCATGTACCTGCTGTTCTGCAACATGAGTATAAACGATGCGTTCGGGGCGACGGTCATGGTGCCTGGCTTGTTAGCTGATGTTTTTACTCCGATCTCAGAGCGCTACATCCACTATTATGAATGTGTCTTTCAGGCCTTCTGCGGTCACTTGCACGCCGGCGTCGCCCACACGGTGCTCATGATCATGGCCTTCGACCGCTATGTGGCCATCTGCAGCCCCCTGAGGTACGCCACCATCATGACCGGCCGGATGGTGGTGGCGCTGTCGGTGGCGGCCTGGATGGTGATTTTCTTcttggtgctggtcctggtgggCCTGAGCGTCCGGCTGTCGCGCTGCAGGCGGGTCGTTCTCAACCCGTTCTGCGACAACCCCTCCCTGTTCAAGCTGTCCTGTGAGAGCCTCCTCGCCAACCACATCTACGGCCTCGGCTACACGGTGGTGCTGCTGGGCTCCTCCCTCGGCGGCGTGGCGCTCACCTACCTGAAGATCGCCGTCGTGTGTCTGAGCAGCAAAAACAAGTCTGTGAACATCAAAGCGCTGCAGACCTGCGCCTCCCACCTCGCCGCCTACTTCATCCTGATCTTGTCCGGCTTCATTGTCGTTAGTCTCCATCGGTTCCCTCAGCTGGCGGACCACAGGAAGTTGGCGTCCATCTTGATCCATGTGGTTCCTCCTTCCATGAACTCTGTTATCTACGGACTGCAGATTAAAGCAGTCAGGGAAAAGATTATGATCATATTTAAGAAGAATAAACCAAGAGTGTCAATTATAAAATGAGGTTATAAAATGTGAGGATGCGTCAATAAAACAAGCTTGAACGTCAGTATGTGTAGGATTGAAAATCCTTAAGTTAAATCTGGTGGTACAATAAAGAAAGACCTAAACACGTGAGtctcactttttttaaattttaaagaaGGTTCCCACAAAGCAGTGAAGAGGCTCGCTTGCAATACCTTTGCCACTGAGCAACAACATTTTATTATAggagcgtatatatatatatagatactttattcatccccaggaatgttctcctgtgtccATCCTTGTCaagcggagctgaagcagtctgttggagaacgtccCCCGCTCTCCCTGCAGTCGATGGTGGACCACCTGTTTAGGATAGTTctgtttgcagccaatgatgaaGCCGGCCGTCCTCACTAGTTTAGTGAGTCGGTGTCTCCGGAtccaatgctgctcccccagcagactacGCAGAAGTACAGAGTGGTCTCCAACGTCTTGCTGCACACATCGAAGGATCCAAGTTTCCTCGAGAAAAAGATTTGAttcatccccttcttgtccaCAGCGTTGATCAAACTTGGACAAATGTATACAACATTCAGCAACAGgggttttgtctttaaaaaattgATATTCAAATGTCCAGCATCAAATTGATTTTCTTTACTTTAATGTTCTTAATGTGCAGCTTTATTATCTTAACATCCGATCGAAACACTGATGGCGACATCATCTGGTTATGTCACATATGTGGACACAATGTGCAAGATTAGCTGGAATAAAGatcaaactaaaataaataacaagatGCTTTTGATTATTTCATTTCATAGTTTTAATATACAAGTCTAACAAAAACAAGTGtgtaacatttaaagaaaacttTGACATTAAACAATTAAATTTCGTGTGAGTTCTTTACTTCATGGTTCTCACTGGATGAGAACATTCAGAGCAAGGAACATCCATGGTAGTAGAACATATTATTCCATTTGATCACATAAACACCAAActaagaggacaggaggagtgcatgaaatcttctttttacatgTGATTATTTAAATTAACAGCTTATCTCTTGCATCAAAACAAGTAACATTCCTACTTTTTACAGTTTAAATGGTTACGGTCGGCTCAATTATTGCGATTAAAGTAGTCTTGGATTCACTTTGTTCTTCAGTTCCACAGAGTTCCCTCCAGCATAAAACAACGGTGCTCCTTCTTTCAGGTGCAATATGTAGCGCCCTGCTGGTCTCTTTACCGGCGTTTTGTTGTCACGTCTGTTTAACAAGTTAAAAGAAGTATATGTAGTTTGGAAAAGTGTGCAAGTGTCCTACAGTTTAAAGTTGCCCTTGAACCTCTCGTGTCTCGACCCATTCATTGCTCAGGTTTCAAAATGgttggcagccaatcagaacaagTCTGAAGAACTTTTGGGTAACCTGCCGGTTCtgagggaagagggggagagaggcaggaaaagaaagaggagaaggagagaggaggacaacaGAGACGTGGAGGGACATCTACAACCAGACGGTGAGCAACTCGGGGTGCTGAGGTCAGTGGTCTGGTTCTAGAGGCTAACAAGCTAGCTACTAACAAGCTAGCGGCTAAAGCGCTAGCGGAAGCTAGTGGCTTACAAGCTAGTGGAAGCTAGCGGCTTACAAGCTAGCGGAAGCTAGTATCTTACAAGCTAGTGGAGGCTAGTGGCTTACAAGCTATCGGAAGCTAGTGGCTTACAAGCTAGTGGAGGCTAGTGGCTTACAAGCTAGTGGAAGCTAGTGGCTTACAAGCTAGCGGAAGCTATCGGCTAACAAGCTAGCGGAAGCTAGCAGCAAACAAGCTAGTGGAGGCTAGTGGCTTACAAGCTAGCGGAAGCTAGTGGCTTACAAGCTAGTGGAAGCTAGTGGCTTACAAGCTAGCGGCTAACAAGCTAGCGGAAGCTATCGGCTAACAAGCTAGCGGAAGCTAGCAGCAAACAAGCTCGCGGTTTCTCTGGACCTGGCAGGAGGGAGTCTCCTGTTGTCCCAGCGCCTCCTGAAGACGACCACTCCCTAAGGATGGATGAGTACCGGCCTCTCTTTTCTGTGTAGGATTTaaacagtggcgggccgtcagggccagcaaggccttctctgctggcctaaacatcatcagaatatatatttgtttctaaatatatttccccacaaatatgtattcaattatttcccagagtaagagttattctcttaatttcatagcgttcctcttggttgcgctgctgccagcgccaggttgagatttggagggctggtctttatgttagatcttttatccaatcatattcagccatcgtgtgttgccagggggctcaaATCTGCccgtaggccttcagaatcaacattgcgggcgctggtagcttcaagtgaatgggaatgacgatgttgtgtcaaccaatctgTTACGACTCCGCGGGGAGAGACACAAAAGGAGAACCCGCTATGCAGAAACACTGGGACGGAGACTTTGGGTGGAGTGTAACCAAAAGAGCTGGATTTATTAAGTCCACAAAAACaggcaggagaaaaaacaaaactctgagcTGAGTAGGAAAAAcccgggagcagcagctgagatggAGGTTGGCTTGGACGTGGCAGGCAGGATGGAGTGGATGTGGATCTCACTGAGAGTAGACGTAGAACTGGCGAAGTCTGATGGTCGAACCGGGGTCTTAAGCAGCTGTAGGTGAGTGGTGTAatcagtgatgatgagaaacaggagcggaggtgagttgatggaaaaacggaatgtaggtcaaccacgcccatccaggaagacagacagatagacaaacaaacagaaaaaaggaggaggagatactgcaatcctcacagtacccccccctcaatgggAGCCACCTGGCGACCACCAGGCTTGTTCGGATGGTCCCTGTGAAAGGCCCTGACCATGATTGGGTCCATGATACGGGAACGAGGGACCCAACATCGCTCCTCGATGCCATAaccctcccagtccaccaggtactggaaaCCCCTGCCCCGTCGTCTGACGTCCACAAGGCGGTGCACCGTATAGACAGGGTGATTGTCGAGAATccgggcgggaggagggggTAGAGCCGGAGGGCTCAATTCACTGGTGTGAACCGGCTTAATCTGGGACACGTGGAAAGTGGGGTGAATTCTCAGAGTTCTAGGAAGCTTCAACCGGACTGCGGAAGGGTTAATGATCCTAACGATGGGAAAAGGACCAATGAAGCGTGGGGAAAGCTTCCGGGACTCTGAGATGAGAGGAATGTTGCGGGAGGACAACCAGACTGACTGGCCTGGGGCGTAAGGAGGAACAGCCCTTCTGTGACGGTTGGCAGACCGCTGGTTCCGTACAGAAGTCTGGAGGAGGGCAGATCGTGTATCTCTCCAGATCTTCTGACAGCGACGCACATGCTGCTGGACTGAGGGGACAGCTAATTCTCGCTCCTCTTCGGGGAACAGGGGTGGCTGGTAACCCAAAGAAGCCTCAAAGGGGGAGAGACCAGTAGCGGAGCAAGTGAGAGCGTTGTGGGAGTACTCTACCCAGGTGAGATGCGAGCTCCAAGTTGAGGGGTTCTTGTCGGTGATGCAGCGGAGAGCTGACTCCATgtcctgattggctctctcTGTTTGGCCGTTTGATTGGGGGTGATATCCCGAAGTCAGACTGACTGAGGCTCCCAGGGACTGACAAAACTCCTTCCAGACTCGAGAGGTGAACTGGGGACCACGGTCAGAGACAATGTCAGAAGGGATACCATGCAACCGGAAAACATGATCCGTGAGGAGTTGGGCGGTCTCCAGAGCTGACGGGAGTTTAGAGAGAGCTATGAAGTGAGCCGACTTGGAAAACCGGTCAGCCACCGTGAGGATAGTGGTGTTGCCCTGGGAGGGGCAGGCGGTAACAAAATCCAGGGCGATGTGAGACCAAGGACGACTAGGGATTGGAAGGGGCTGGAGCAACCCTGCAGGTAACTGGTGGGAGGACTTACTCCTGGAACACGTGGGACAGGCAGAAACGAACTCCAGAGTGTCCCTGCTGATCGTGGGCCACCAGAAATGTCTTTTCAGGAGAGAAAGAGTACGGTTTCCTCCAGGGTGAATTGAGAACCGGGAATTATGGACCCACTGCAGAACCTTGGAGCGGGCAGCATCAGGAACAAACCGACGGTTCGGAGGACCATTACCCGGGTCTGGTTGTTCTCTCAATGCCTCCAGGATGGTGTCATTAATCTCCCAAGAGAGGGCGCCTACAACACAACTCTTGGGAAGGATTGGAGCCTCTGGAGGCTCGGGAGAGTCAGGGGAGTATAGCCTGGACAGCGCATCGGGCTTGACGTTCTTGGACCCAGGACGGAAAGTGAGGCAAAAGTCGAAACGACAGAAAAACAGAGCCCACCTGGCTTGTCGGGAGTTCAGTCGCTTCGCAGACTGGATGTATGAGAGGTTTTGGTGGTCCGTCCAGACCAGGAAGGGCTGCTTGCTGCCTTCga contains:
- the LOC130210054 gene encoding olfactory receptor 52N2-like: MMENQTLSPDILFLEGLKVSPQSSIPAFVLLLLIYVFIMVSNVGLVLLILTESSLHQPMYLLFCNMSINDAFGATVMVPGLLADVFTPISERYIHYYECVFQAFCGHLHAGVAHTVLMIMAFDRYVAICSPLRYATIMTGRMVVALSVAAWMVIFFLVLVLVGLSVRLSRCRRVVLNPFCDNPSLFKLSCESLLANHIYGLGYTVVLLGSSLGGVALTYLKIAVVCLSSKNKSVNIKALQTCASHLAAYFILILSGFIVVSLHRFPQLADHRKLASILIHVVPPSMNSVIYGLQIKAVREKIMIIFKKNKPRVSIIK
- the LOC130191219 gene encoding olfactory receptor 52N5-like → MMENQTLSPDILFLEGLKVSPQSSIPAFVLLLLIYVYIMVSNVGLVLLILTESSLHQPMYLLFCNMSINDAFGATVMVPGLLADVFTPISERYIHYYECVFQAFCSHFFAGVSHTVLMIMAFDRYVAICSPLRYATIMTGRMVVALSVAAWMVIFFLVLVLVGLSVRLSRCRRVVLNPYCDNPSLFKLSCESLLANHIYGLGYTVVLLGSSLGGMALTYLKIAVVCLSSKNKSVNIKALQTCASHLAAYFILILSGFIIVILHRFPHLSDHRKLASIFIHVVPPSMNSVIYGLQIKAVREKIMIIFKKNKPTVSIIK